The Dokdonia sp. 4H-3-7-5 genomic interval CCCAGTATGGGCATCTTTAGACTACTTATTAAAAGTAGTTTATTTATCTAGAGGGTGCAAGTCCCTTATGGGTAGGGGTAACGCCTTGAACCATTAGTAAGCTGCAAGGTTGCTAGTTGTGAAGTTAGGACTGAAGAAAGCAGGACTACAAATCTCGGTACTGACGAACAGGAACCGTATATGAGGCATAATTATTTGGGTAAGCAAGCACATCATTGTTACGCTCTAAATAGTATCAAAAGGGTAATTATGTAGATACGGCAGGGATTGAGAGAAAGAAGATGTTCTTACCTGGGGAGGTCTCTATAACCAGGAGTTGGTCTATTAGAGAAGTCAGCAGAAGTCATAGTAGCTAAAGCCTGATATTTTAGTGAAGGACAGAACAATAATTGTCTTTAATGACCAAAGGAGTTGTTTTATGTTACGGATAGTTTTCTAGTAAAATAATAGCCTTTGATTAAGCGAGACAGCAATTCAAATTATGAGTATTGATTAAACAAGTAACAAGTAAAAAGAATCTAAACGAAGCCTACGCGCGAGTGTACCGTAATAAGGGATCTGCTGGAGTGGATAAGGTTCACATTAAAGAACTAAAATCTATACTACAGATTCATGGAAAACAATACATTTCGCACATAGAAAGAAAGCGCTATCAGGTGTCTCCTATATTAGGTGTTGAAATCCCTAAAAGCAATGGCAAGAAACGATTACTCGGTATTCCTACAGTTGTTGATAGAGTATTTCAGCAGGCATTACATCAAGTATTGCAACCTTTTATTTGAGCCAGACTTTCAAAAGCATAGTTACGGGTTCAGACCACAACGTAATGCCCATCAAGCCACGGCACAAAGCCTTTTAAATATCAATGCTGGTTTTCAAGATATAGTAGATATAGATTTAAAGAGTTTCTTTGATGAAGTATCACACTGTATACTTCTAGAGTTGATTTACAAAAAGGTACAGTGCAAAGCTACGATGCGGTTATTGCGTTCATTTCTTAGAGCGCCTATACTGATTAACGGTCGATTACAAAAACGCAGAAAAGGCGTTCCTCAGGGTTCGCCATTAAGTCCATTGCTTTCTAATATTCTGCTCAATGAGCTTGATAAAGAATTAGAGCAACGAGGACATCGTTATGTAAGATATGCCGATGATTTTAGTATTTACGTTAAAAGTAAAGAGGCTGCAAAGCGTGTAGGTAACAGTATCTATAAGTATTTGCGAGACCACCTCCAACTTCCCATAAATAGGGTAAAGAGCGGTGTGCGGAGACCTTTAGATTTCCAAGTATTAGGCTTTGGATTTGTGCCAACGTATAAGAAAGGGGAAAAAGGGAAGTATCAGCTCGTGGTAACTAGGTCTAAATGGCAAGATTTTAAGTCAAAACTTAAATACCTGACCAAAAAGACGATACCTGCAAGTTTTGATGAGCGTATCAAACGTATCAACCTATTAATACGTGGTTGGATAAATTACTTTAAACCTGCCTCCATTCAGTCGAAGCTTAAGAAGCTAGAAGAATGGCTAAGGAACCGATTGAGGTACTGCATATGGCATCACTGGAAGAAACCAGAACGGAAGCGTAAAAACCTAATCCGTTTAGGAGTAAACTTAGACCACGCCTATGCTTGGAGTCGCACAAGAATGGGAGGATGGGCAGTCGCTCAAAGCCCTATACTAGGCACTACAATTACTATTAAACGGTTAAAAATGAGAGGTTATGTTAGTCTAATCGAGTACTATAATCGAGCTGTATAATTATTGAACCGCCGTATACGAGACCCGTATGTACGGTGGTGTGAGAGGCGCACTCTGCTAGTTGCTAGCAGAGCCGTCTACTCGATTACCCAACGTTTTTTATTTTCAGTTCAACAGTAGTTTTTCCGTTCGATTATTAAAAATCCGAATAAAATCCTCCGTTTTATTATTCACGATACAGCCTCCAGAGCAAAAGTTCAAGATTGTAACTTTCGTTTCATTTTTTAATTCACTCGTCACTAACTGTTCAGGACATCCAGAGTATCCTCCAACACTTTCGATAATAATTGGCTTTTTTTCCAGAAAATAAGCAACTGCTAATTGATTAATTTGGTCTTCCAACCATTTAATTTCGTTATCGTTTAGTTTGTCTTTCAATTCATACGCAAACTTTAGTTTCCAAATTGAATTCAGGTCAGTTTTTAGAAATTCGCTCGAAGGTTTATTTTCTAAATCAATTTTAAAATTCTTTGGCGTATAGTTTAATAATTCCAGATACTCTTTTTCAGATTCAGGAATAGAATCATTGTTTTGAGCAGTACAGATTGTACTTAGAAGGAAAATTGTTATGAATATGATGTTTCTCAAATGTTGGGTAACGTTGTTGTGTATGGTTAGTTGCGCGGTTAAGCAACTAATTTAGTAAACAAATACGAACCCGAGAAAATTCCGAAGGAATTTTCCAAATAAGCACTTGCCAAAGCAATTAATTATACACGGTGTGTGTGCCCAGTATGGGCATCTTTAGACTACTTATTAAAAGTAGTTTATTTATCTAGAGGGTGCAAGTCCCTTATGGGTAGGGGTAACGCCTTGAACCATTAGTAAGCTGCAAGGTTGCTAGTTGTGAAGTTAGGACTGAAGAAAGCAGGACTACAAATCTCGGTACTGACGAACAGGAACCGTATATGAGGCATAATTATTTGGGTAAGCAAGCACATCATTGTTACGCTCTAAATAGTATCAAAAGGGTAATTATGTAGATACGGCAGGGATTGAGAGAAAGAAGATGTTCTTACCTGGGGAGGTCTCTATAACCAGGAGTTGGTCTATTAGAGAAGTCAGCAGAAGTCATAGTAGCTAAAGCCTGATATTTTAGTGAAGGACAGAACAATAATTGTCTTTAATGACCAAAGGAGTTGTTTTATGTTACGGATAGTTTTCTAGTAAAATAATAGCCTTTGATTAAGCGAGACAGCAATTCAAATTATGAGTATTGATTAAACAAGTAACAAGTAAAAAGAATCTAAACGAAGCCTACGCGCGAGTGTACCGTAATAAGGGATCTGCTGGAGTGGATAAGGTTCACATTAAAGAACTAAAATCTATACTACAGATTCATGGAAAACAATACATTTCGCACATAGAAAGAAAGCGCTATCAGGTGTCTCCTATATTAGGTGTTGAAATCCCTAAAAGCAATGGCAAGAAACGATTACTCGGTATTCCTACAGTTGTTGATAGAGTATTTCAGCAGGCATTACATCAAGTATTGCAACCTTTATTTGAGCCAGACTTTCAAAAGCATAGTTACGGGTTCAGACCACAACGTAATGCCCACCAAGCCACGGCACAAAGCCTTTTAAATATCAATGCTGGTTTTCTACATATAGTAGATATAGATTTAAAGAGTTTCTTTGATGAAGTATCACACTGTATACTACTAGAGTTGATTTACAAAAAGGTACAGTGCAAAGCCACAATGCGGTTATTACGTTCATTTCTTAGAGCGCCTATACTGATTAACGGTCGATTACAAAAACGCAGAAAGGGCGTGCCTCAAGGTTCGCCATTAAGTCCATTGCTTTCTAATATTCTGCTCAATGAGCTTGATAAAGAATTAGAGCAACGAGGACATCGTTATGTAAGATATGCCGATGATTTTAGTATTTACGTTAAAAGTAAAGAGGCTGCAAAGCGTGTAGGTAACAGTATCTATAAGTATTTGCGAGACCACCTCCAACTTCCCATAAATAGGGTAAAGAGCGGTGTGCGGAGACCTTTAGATTTCCAAGTATTAGGCTTTGGATTTGTGCCAACGTATAAGAAAGGGGAAAAAGGGAAGTATCAGCTCGTGGTAACTAGGTCTAAATGGCAAGATTTTAAGTCAAAACTTAAATACCTGACCAAAAAGACGATACCTGCAAGTTTTGATGAGCGTATCAAACGTATCAACCTATTAATACGTGGTTGGATAAATTACTTTAAACCTGCCTCCATTCAGTCGAAGCTTAAGAAGCTAGAAGAATGGCTAAGGAACCGATTGAGGTACTGCATATGGCATCACTGGAAGAAACCAGAACGGAAGCGTAAAAACCTAATCCGTTTAGGAGTAAACTTAGACCACGCCTATGCTTGGAGTCGCACAAGAATGGGAGGATGGGCAGTCGCTCAAAGCCCTATACTAGGCACTACAATTACTATTAAACGGTTAAAAATGAGAGGTTATGTTAGTCTAATCGAGTACTATAATCGAGCTGTATAATTATTGAACCGCCGTATACGAGACCCGTATGTACGGTGGTGTGAGAGGCGCACTCTGCTAGTTGCTAGCAGAGCCGTCTACTCGATTGGCAAATCGTTTTTTATTTAAAATACTTTTTCGATTTCTCCCAAATTTCATATTTACTATGTTCTCCTAAATAATAATAGAATTTTCCATCAGGTTTAATGAGAATATAATTTCCATATCTTACATCGTAAGGGAAAAACAAATTTTTGAATAAATTTTCTTTATCTGCTATCCAATTTATTTTTTTAGAATGATTGTATTCGAGATTATCGCATTCAGGTGAGTTTATCCAAAATTGATTAATGTTTGCGATTTTATGCAGTTTTTTTAGATAATCTCTGTGTAAAACATTCCATCCTGATTTTGAGGTAGTATTTTTATCCCTTTTCGGAAATGGTGTTAAGTAATTAATTACAATATTTTGAGTCGAGTCAATTTGCTTTTCAGTCAATTCTGTTAAGTATAATTTCAGATTCTCAAAAGTAGTTTTATCAAGCTGTCCGAATTTTTGTCGAGTTACTAACAAGGCTATTTGTGTTGAATCGTTCTCAAAATATAAATCCAAATTTTTACTGTAGTCTTTGGTTTTAATAAATTCTCGTTTATTTATTTTTTCTCCAGTTTCATTGTAGAAAACTATTGGTTTTTCTTGTCCAAAAGTCAAACAGGTAAATAGGATAAATACAAATGTTAATTTCATAGTCTATTTTTCAGCTTAAATGTTTGCCAACGTTGTTGTGTATGGTTAGTTGCGTGTTCCAGCAACTAATTTAGCAAACAAAAACGAACGCGAGAAAATTCCGAAGGAATTTTCCAAATAAGCACTTGCCAAAGCAATTAATTATACACGTTGTTAGCAACTGGCTTTATTCTTTTTATTCGTTCAGCTTTTTCAATGTTCCGTCATCATTGATAAATTCAAATTGATGATTTTGGTCAATTATTAGTCCGCCTTGATTTATAAATGTTCCGAACATTCCTCTCCAATCTTCATTGTCAGATTCTTTATTAGAATCCCAGCGAATAATTCCGCAAAAATTTGGTTCGTCCAGTTCAGATTTGATTACTACTCCGAATTCTCCATCAAGAGATACTTTTGTTCCGTGAACAAAATCGTGATTCTTTTTCCAATTATTAACTCTTTCAAAAATTCTATTGCCTAATTTTTCTCCTTGTTTTCCAGTAAAATCATCCCATTCACAAGTTGGTGCAAACCAATACCAGATTTGCGTAAAATCAGCAACATTATCTTTTTCAATTTCGTAAAGGTGTTCAACAAAAGCATTATAAAATTCTTCTGCTGAAGAGAACTTTCCAGAATAACCACCTTTAAATTCAGACAGCATTTTTTCGGCTAAATGTAAATCCGAAAACAATTCAAAAAGTTTCCACTTTTTCCAATACTCAATTTTGGAAAGTCCTTTAGATTTTTTCTTAAATATTCGGTTAAACATTGTCCTTTTTTCAGCTTGTTGCTAACAGGCCACTGCATAAAGCGAGTGCGGCATTTTGCTGATTTGCTTTAATTTATGGTCTTGTTTGTTTGATCTAAATATACAATGAATTTTGGAGTTGTGCGCCGCGCATAGAGCTTTCAAAAATGTCTCATTCGCTTTATGCTGTAGTTGTGGCTGGTTGCAACAACGTTTGAGCTTTCTATAATTATGATGTGTACTTTAGACATTTTTGAGCAGTGGCCTGTGGACGGCTGATTGGTAGGGTGGGAGCTTTAAAATCCTTCCAGATTTGCTCTATCTCGATCTATACTCAACCCTTCGATATTTCAACGACTTTTGAGGTGTTCTGATTTTGAAGTGGAGCCATACGACGGCGGGAATTTGCAAGTATGCAACTGACTTGGATGTGGCTTGTCTTGAGATGAAAAACATGTCCTTTGGCAATCAGCCGTCCACGGTCTTGTATATGGCTCGTAGCGTGCAAAATAGCGATAACTATTCGGATTGAGCACAAGCCAGATTTTTAAATTTTACTATTTATCTTTTTTATTGGAAATCGTCAAATTTAAAAATTTGGCGACTTTCCAAATAAGCCTTAACTTCGTTTAAGCAACTTATTAGCTATGAGCTATATACGTTGTTACCCAACGTTTTTTATTCAGTTACAGAACTCCAATTTTCGCCTGTTTTTATTCTGTGTATTTGCATATCAGAAACTCCAAAGCGTTTAGCAATCATTTTCAGCCTGTTATTTTTGTTTTTTAATTGGCGTTTGATAATTTTTACTTTTCCTGCGTTCAGTTTGCCAATATTTTTGCTCCTTTTCTTAACAATTTCGTTCCAATCTGGATGGCTGAATTGATGTAATTCCTTTTCTCTTTTCGTAGCCCATTTTAGATTTTCTATTCGATTGTCGGTTTTGTCATAGTTCAGATGAATAACACAGATTCCGTCATTTTTTTCCAGAAAATGTTCCGCAACAAGTTTGTGTACGTATCTGCTGGTTTGTTTTCCGTTCCTTTTTTGTTTTACTGGTAAGTTCTGATATCCGTTTATAAAGTATTTTTTAACCAAAAATTCCTCGTCAGTTTTACAATTTATAATTCTGCCGTAATTTGATATTTTAAATTTTTCATTTTCAGAAATCTTGTCATCAAATACAATCTCTTTCCATTCTTCATTCCAATAATTTCGTATCATTCTCGATGTTTGTCTTAAATGTTGGGTAACGTATATATAAACGCAAGTTACTAAAAACATATAAGTTATCATACCTGAAGTGGGTGTATAAACGAATGTTTTTGCTTATATTGAGCAATCTCGATTTTCAACGTATAAACGAATGTTTGATAGCTTTAACACAATATTAACAGCAAAGCGATATAGTGACAGCACTGTAACCACTTATATAGGTCTGTTAGTAAGCTATCAAAATTATTTAGGAGACAGCCGTCCTCTAGAGAGGCTAGATCTCTCATATCTTATCACGACACTTAGAGATTTTATATTAAAAAAAGAATATACCTTCAACACTCAGAAGCAGCTCATAAGTGCCGTGAGCCTTTATTATAAAGAAGCGCTCAGGCAGGAGATAGATTTAAGCAGCTTGCGACCGCGCTCGCCACAGCGTGTACTGCCAGACATACTATCTACCTATGAGGTGAAAAGCATATTACACCATACCACAAACCTCAAGCACAAAGCGGCTCTCACTACTATATATGCACTGGGTTTACGTGTAGGTGAACTAGTAGATTTAAGGCTTGCCGCTATGGATAAAAAGCGTAACACTATTACTATAAAAGCAGCCAAAGGTAAAAAGGACCGCCAGCTGCCTTTTCCAGAAAGTTTAAAACCTTTACTTCGTCAGTATTATAAAGAATATAAACCCACAGATTATCTCTTTGAGGGGCAGTCTAAGCCGCAATACACTGCTGCAAGCTTACGTTCGGTTTTTAGAGCTAGTTGTAAGAAAGCACGTATCAAGAAGAAAGTAACGCTGCATAGTCTGCGTCATGCCTATGCTACCCATCTTATGGATAGTGGTACAGACCTCCGTATGATACAAGAGCTCTTAGGGCACAGTGATATTAAAACGACTATGATTTACACACATGTGACAACTAGATCTATACAACAAGTTAAAAGTCCGCTAGACTTTTTATAACAACATCACATTTTCGCGAAAGCGTACCACATACCATCAAGAACTTATATAAAACAAAAAAGGCCTTCTATAAAAGAAGACCTTTTTGAGCCGATGGAGGGACTCGAACCCACGACCTGCTGATTACAAATCAGCTGCTCTAGCCAGCTGAGCTACATCG includes:
- the ltrA gene encoding group II intron reverse transcriptase/maturase → MIKQVTSKKNLNEAYARVYRNKGSAGVDKVHIKELKSILQIHGKQYISHIERKRYQVSPILGVEIPKSNGKKRLLGIPTVVDRVFQQALHQVLQPLFEPDFQKHSYGFRPQRNAHQATAQSLLNINAGFLHIVDIDLKSFFDEVSHCILLELIYKKVQCKATMRLLRSFLRAPILINGRLQKRRKGVPQGSPLSPLLSNILLNELDKELEQRGHRYVRYADDFSIYVKSKEAAKRVGNSIYKYLRDHLQLPINRVKSGVRRPLDFQVLGFGFVPTYKKGEKGKYQLVVTRSKWQDFKSKLKYLTKKTIPASFDERIKRINLLIRGWINYFKPASIQSKLKKLEEWLRNRLRYCIWHHWKKPERKRKNLIRLGVNLDHAYAWSRTRMGGWAVAQSPILGTTITIKRLKMRGYVSLIEYYNRAV
- a CDS encoding HNH endonuclease is translated as MIRNYWNEEWKEIVFDDKISENEKFKISNYGRIINCKTDEEFLVKKYFINGYQNLPVKQKRNGKQTSRYVHKLVAEHFLEKNDGICVIHLNYDKTDNRIENLKWATKREKELHQFSHPDWNEIVKKRSKNIGKLNAGKVKIIKRQLKNKNNRLKMIAKRFGVSDMQIHRIKTGENWSSVTE
- a CDS encoding tyrosine-type recombinase/integrase encodes the protein MFDSFNTILTAKRYSDSTVTTYIGLLVSYQNYLGDSRPLERLDLSYLITTLRDFILKKEYTFNTQKQLISAVSLYYKEALRQEIDLSSLRPRSPQRVLPDILSTYEVKSILHHTTNLKHKAALTTIYALGLRVGELVDLRLAAMDKKRNTITIKAAKGKKDRQLPFPESLKPLLRQYYKEYKPTDYLFEGQSKPQYTAASLRSVFRASCKKARIKKKVTLHSLRHAYATHLMDSGTDLRMIQELLGHSDIKTTMIYTHVTTRSIQQVKSPLDFL